In Brevibacillus brevis, a genomic segment contains:
- a CDS encoding AMP-binding protein — MRILYLFLVLGKLRLLSLKGLYQIALAIRHYGINVMVLLKVAASMHGPKEALVDEKGSVSYRQLLEESERLSILLKHQYGLGSGRKVGFLCKNHASFVKAVFAVSLTGADLCLLHPEMSLRQFNQWLGDHDPDLLVYDAELTSYLERSSYAKEKLASDSLSNIDGLFESNGWEGEKPSRTSSSRLQLMTGGTTGVPKKVEHRPSLFDYLPPFYALLTRLPLLQHRTAYIATPLFHGYGIAFLFLLLALGKKIVLTPGFHAGKACDLIRKHEVGIVTAVPLMIQKILKQSRELPSLGCLISGGAQLHPKLAAEVFHRFGDVLYNLYGTSEAGINLVATPQDLRYSPQTLGKKVPGARLQVRDDRNRELGAGQVGQFCIKNSWSMRNRGRAWIETGDLGYRDRNGYYFLCGRTDDLIVSAGENVYPLEIEQALIDHPDVEDAVVIGIRDEAYGQRLRAIVQPTEAATLTPESLMDWLRPRLARYQLPKEILLADEIPYTHLGKRDKKLPKEKTGEG, encoded by the coding sequence ATGAGAATTCTGTATTTGTTCCTTGTCCTTGGCAAGCTGCGCCTCCTTTCCCTGAAAGGGCTGTACCAGATCGCTCTCGCCATTCGCCATTACGGCATCAATGTGATGGTGCTTCTGAAGGTCGCCGCGAGCATGCACGGTCCGAAAGAAGCGCTGGTGGACGAGAAGGGGAGCGTCAGCTATCGACAGCTTCTCGAGGAGTCCGAACGGCTTTCCATCCTGTTGAAGCACCAATACGGCCTCGGCAGCGGGCGAAAGGTCGGTTTCTTATGCAAAAATCACGCGTCCTTCGTGAAAGCCGTCTTCGCCGTTTCCCTCACCGGCGCCGATCTCTGTCTGCTCCATCCCGAAATGAGCCTCAGGCAGTTCAATCAATGGCTGGGTGACCATGATCCGGACCTACTCGTCTACGATGCAGAGCTGACTTCCTATTTGGAGCGCTCCTCGTATGCCAAAGAAAAACTGGCGAGCGATTCCCTGTCGAACATAGACGGCCTGTTCGAGTCAAATGGATGGGAAGGGGAGAAGCCTTCTCGCACGTCCTCCAGCAGGCTGCAGCTGATGACCGGAGGGACGACAGGCGTGCCCAAAAAAGTGGAACATCGGCCATCCTTGTTCGATTACTTGCCCCCGTTTTACGCCTTGCTGACAAGACTACCGCTTCTCCAGCACCGTACAGCCTACATCGCGACTCCGCTCTTTCACGGATACGGAATCGCCTTTCTCTTTCTGTTGCTGGCACTGGGGAAAAAAATCGTGCTGACCCCCGGCTTTCATGCCGGGAAGGCGTGCGATCTCATCCGAAAGCATGAGGTGGGAATCGTGACCGCCGTTCCCTTGATGATCCAGAAAATACTGAAGCAGTCTCGCGAGTTGCCGTCTCTCGGATGTCTCATATCGGGTGGCGCGCAGCTCCATCCGAAGCTGGCGGCGGAAGTGTTTCACCGCTTCGGCGATGTCTTGTACAACCTGTACGGCACTTCGGAAGCAGGCATCAACCTGGTGGCTACCCCGCAGGATTTGCGATATTCCCCCCAGACACTCGGCAAAAAGGTCCCCGGAGCCAGGTTGCAGGTGAGGGATGACCGGAATCGAGAGCTCGGGGCAGGTCAGGTCGGGCAATTTTGCATCAAGAACAGCTGGTCCATGCGAAATCGGGGGAGGGCTTGGATCGAGACTGGCGATTTGGGCTACCGGGACCGCAACGGCTATTACTTTTTGTGCGGACGAACCGATGATCTGATCGTTTCGGCGGGGGAAAACGTCTATCCGCTGGAAATCGAGCAAGCACTGATCGACCACCCGGACGTGGAAGACGCCGTGGTGATCGGAATTCGCGACGAAGCGTACGGTCAAAGGCTGAGAGCAATCGTCCAGCCGACGGAAGCTGCCACACTCACGCCGGAGAGCCTGATGGATTGGCTGCGTCCCCGTTTGGCGCGGTATCAGCTGCCGAAGGAGATTCTCTTGGCGGACGAGATCCCCTATACCCATTTGGGAAAACGCGACAAGAAGCTGCCGAAGGAGAAAACCGGGGAGGGATAG
- a CDS encoding AsnC family transcriptional regulator: MDQIDLKILEALQQNARISFSELGRTINMTQPAVSERVRKLEERGVIDAYRTIVSPEKLGKTVTAFVLVQTNDCGRLTAFGHQSEDVVEMYQLSGQFNFMLKVQTSSMSSLQDFLSRCSQYGFTTTMTVLSTPLAFKGISAESP, encoded by the coding sequence ATGGATCAAATCGACCTGAAAATATTGGAGGCCCTGCAGCAAAATGCGCGAATCTCCTTCTCCGAGCTGGGCAGGACGATCAACATGACGCAGCCCGCCGTATCCGAACGCGTCCGCAAGCTCGAAGAACGCGGCGTCATCGACGCTTATCGGACAATCGTTTCCCCGGAGAAGCTGGGGAAGACGGTCACTGCCTTCGTGCTCGTCCAAACGAATGACTGCGGCCGGCTGACCGCATTTGGCCATCAGTCCGAGGATGTCGTCGAGATGTATCAGCTCAGCGGACAATTCAACTTCATGCTGAAAGTGCAGACGTCCTCGATGTCATCCCTGCAGGATTTCCTGTCCCGCTGCAGCCAATACGGTTTCACGACAACGATGACCGTCTTGTCCACTCCCCTCGCCTTTAAAGGAATCTCGGCGGAAAGTCCATGA
- a CDS encoding response regulator transcription factor codes for MAKVLVVDDDAHIRELVRLYLEDEGFDIIEKANGQEALEYAENHRVDLVILDIMMPKMDGWALCENLREFGEMPILMITAKGEATDRIKGFKLGTDDYLVKPFDPVELVLRVKALLKRYRISTASKIQLGGITLDRKSYHVIYHDGRTATLPMKEFEVLYKLGSHPGQLFTRDNLIEQIWGIDYEGDERTVDVHIKRLRERFTDCESDFRIVTIRGLGYRLEVYSN; via the coding sequence GTGGCAAAGGTACTCGTGGTAGATGATGACGCTCATATCCGAGAGCTGGTCCGTTTGTATTTGGAGGATGAAGGCTTTGACATCATCGAGAAAGCGAATGGACAAGAAGCGTTGGAATACGCGGAGAATCATCGGGTTGATCTGGTGATCCTCGATATTATGATGCCAAAAATGGACGGTTGGGCTTTGTGCGAGAATCTCCGTGAATTCGGTGAGATGCCAATATTGATGATCACCGCGAAAGGAGAGGCCACTGACCGAATCAAAGGATTTAAACTCGGCACGGATGATTATTTGGTGAAACCCTTTGACCCGGTGGAGCTGGTTCTTCGGGTAAAGGCTTTGCTAAAGCGGTACCGCATCTCTACCGCCAGCAAGATTCAGCTGGGAGGCATTACGTTAGACCGGAAAAGTTATCACGTCATCTATCATGATGGGCGAACCGCGACACTTCCCATGAAAGAATTCGAGGTATTGTACAAACTGGGCAGCCATCCAGGGCAGTTATTTACCCGGGACAATCTCATTGAACAGATCTGGGGAATCGACTATGAAGGTGATGAACGGACGGTAGATGTCCACATTAAGAGGCTGCGGGAGAGGTTCACGGACTGCGAGTCTGATTTTCGCATTGTCACGATCCGGGGGCTTGGTTATCGCCTGGAGGTGTATTCGAATTAA
- a CDS encoding MmcQ/YjbR family DNA-binding protein, with amino-acid sequence MTKEELIEHCLTYPGVYEDYPFDEKWTVMRHRGNKKSFALIFDHHGHPCVNLKCEPSHADFLRGIFKEVKPGYHMNKVHWNTVVLDGDLPIEELHDMVQHSFQLTKPKSGRGRKD; translated from the coding sequence ATGACAAAGGAAGAATTGATCGAGCACTGTCTCACTTATCCCGGTGTTTATGAGGATTACCCCTTTGATGAGAAGTGGACGGTGATGCGCCACCGAGGCAATAAGAAGTCCTTTGCCCTTATCTTTGACCATCACGGTCACCCCTGTGTCAATCTCAAATGCGAACCAAGCCATGCAGATTTCCTGCGTGGCATCTTCAAAGAGGTCAAGCCGGGTTACCATATGAATAAAGTACACTGGAATACGGTGGTTTTGGACGGCGATCTGCCAATAGAGGAACTGCATGATATGGTGCAGCACAGCTTCCAGCTGACAAAACCGAAGAGCGGCAGAGGCAGAAAAGATTGA
- a CDS encoding NADH:flavin oxidoreductase yields MKKATIASPMKIGNLPLKNRLILAPMQQNQGTLQAMATDYHVRHYGERAGDVGLVILESTGVSPNGRLYPNDIGIFTEDHIAPLRKVVDAVHSKGTPIFIQLTHGGRKAWPEAILRMVAPSPVAYDDFYGVPEEMTKDDIQQAIAEFRAAARRSRQAGFDGIELHLAHGHLLHQFLSPLSNLRNDEYGGSPENRLRLIREVLEAIREEVGCGYPVQVRVSASDFADGGLTPVDVAHALTYLEELIDAVHVSSGGTVPVPPLTDGAGYQVPYAAIIKQYVKVPIIAVGRIYTEELANFILADELADFIAIGRPMQEDPRFAGKLLGA; encoded by the coding sequence ATGAAAAAAGCAACGATTGCAAGTCCGATGAAGATTGGGAATCTACCCTTAAAAAATCGGTTGATCCTGGCGCCGATGCAGCAAAACCAGGGGACGCTCCAAGCGATGGCGACAGACTATCACGTCCGTCATTACGGGGAACGGGCCGGCGATGTCGGCCTGGTCATCTTGGAATCGACGGGGGTGTCGCCCAATGGACGCCTTTATCCCAACGATATCGGAATTTTTACGGAGGATCACATCGCACCGCTGCGGAAGGTCGTGGATGCCGTCCATTCCAAAGGGACCCCGATCTTCATCCAGCTTACGCACGGAGGGAGGAAAGCGTGGCCGGAAGCCATCCTTCGCATGGTCGCCCCCAGCCCCGTCGCCTACGACGATTTCTACGGTGTGCCGGAAGAGATGACGAAAGATGATATCCAACAGGCGATCGCGGAGTTCCGAGCGGCTGCCAGGAGAAGTCGGCAGGCGGGCTTCGATGGCATCGAACTGCATCTGGCACACGGGCATTTGCTCCACCAATTTCTCTCGCCGCTGTCCAACCTGAGGAATGACGAATACGGAGGATCGCCGGAAAACCGGTTGCGCCTCATCCGCGAGGTGCTGGAAGCGATACGGGAAGAGGTGGGGTGCGGCTATCCGGTACAAGTCCGCGTGTCGGCTTCCGATTTTGCAGACGGCGGTCTCACCCCGGTGGATGTCGCCCATGCACTGACTTATCTGGAAGAACTCATCGATGCCGTCCACGTCTCTTCCGGAGGGACAGTCCCAGTGCCGCCGCTGACGGACGGGGCGGGCTACCAGGTGCCTTATGCAGCGATCATCAAGCAGTATGTCAAAGTCCCTATTATTGCCGTTGGCCGCATTTACACCGAGGAGCTGGCCAATTTCATTCTAGCAGATGAACTGGCCGATTTCATCGCCATCGGCAGGCCCATGCAAGAGGATCCGCGCTTTGCGGGGAAGCTGCTGGGAGCCTGA
- a CDS encoding DJ-1/PfpI family protein has translation MKVFLRIVVYVMTFVILFGGIGAFGYHRSKQEYWLPVRQAPMPALQGVSVPAHDPKKPTVAVLLSNSTTEVFDFMVPYEMFAMTESYNVYAVAPDKNVKSLSGGLDLMPHYSIDELDRLLGKSPDLIVIPAMPIVDEAKYKPVRAWIQKHSDTKLLSICAGALNLADTGLLKGKEATTDWKSFGFHEIDSYPETKWRRDVRYVADGNIVASAALTSGIDAVLYVISQQLGEPMAEKIAKEMNYPSYHFVKNPKADPYYLDAAEWIYTFNLAFQWNQKSAGVWLYNGMDDGALATIFDTYAASGTTKVHTISDAKQPVVTKYHLNLVARYQMSNAPKLDRMFVPGVEAESLAAKDVKQWNATGNNVVPAFIHSGSAARFIFDAPLEDLARQEDVLTAKYGAKRLEYRAANLNFEGRPFSYEAFGIPVLLCAAAWLTAFYLDRRFIRKGKACTSASIRSAALSKEG, from the coding sequence ATGAAGGTTTTCTTACGTATCGTTGTCTATGTCATGACGTTCGTTATCCTATTCGGAGGGATCGGTGCGTTCGGATATCATCGCTCCAAGCAGGAATATTGGTTACCCGTTCGGCAGGCACCCATGCCAGCCCTTCAAGGCGTGAGCGTCCCTGCACACGATCCAAAAAAGCCTACAGTAGCTGTCCTGTTATCCAATTCGACGACAGAAGTGTTTGATTTTATGGTTCCGTATGAAATGTTTGCGATGACAGAGTCTTATAACGTGTATGCAGTAGCCCCGGACAAAAACGTGAAGTCACTCTCGGGCGGCTTGGACCTGATGCCGCACTATTCTATTGATGAACTGGACCGATTATTAGGGAAAAGTCCCGACCTTATTGTGATCCCGGCCATGCCGATAGTTGACGAAGCAAAGTATAAACCGGTCCGGGCATGGATTCAAAAACATTCGGATACGAAGCTGTTGAGCATTTGCGCCGGAGCGTTGAATCTGGCCGATACAGGTTTATTAAAAGGGAAAGAAGCAACTACGGACTGGAAAAGTTTTGGCTTTCACGAGATCGATTCCTATCCGGAAACAAAATGGAGAAGAGATGTGCGTTACGTCGCCGACGGGAACATCGTCGCTTCCGCAGCTCTCACTTCAGGAATCGATGCCGTCCTCTATGTCATCTCGCAGCAATTAGGCGAACCGATGGCGGAGAAAATAGCGAAAGAGATGAATTACCCTTCTTATCATTTCGTAAAAAATCCAAAGGCAGACCCCTATTATCTTGATGCAGCCGAATGGATCTACACGTTCAACCTAGCATTCCAATGGAACCAAAAAAGCGCAGGAGTATGGTTGTACAACGGGATGGACGACGGAGCACTTGCGACGATTTTTGATACGTATGCCGCTTCCGGAACAACAAAGGTGCACACCATCTCGGACGCCAAGCAGCCGGTCGTTACGAAGTATCACCTGAATCTGGTCGCGAGATATCAAATGTCGAATGCGCCAAAGCTCGATCGCATGTTCGTTCCCGGAGTAGAGGCGGAGTCTCTCGCTGCAAAGGATGTCAAACAGTGGAATGCAACGGGTAACAATGTGGTGCCAGCGTTCATTCACAGCGGCTCCGCTGCCAGATTTATCTTTGATGCGCCGCTTGAGGATTTAGCCAGACAAGAGGACGTCCTAACCGCCAAATACGGTGCGAAGCGATTGGAATACCGTGCCGCCAATCTGAACTTCGAAGGCAGACCATTTTCCTATGAAGCTTTCGGTATACCTGTTTTGCTATGCGCAGCAGCATGGCTCACTGCTTTCTATTTGGATCGGCGATTCATTCGAAAAGGAAAAGCGTGTACATCGGCGTCGATCCGGTCGGCGGCACTATCGAAAGAAGGTTAA
- a CDS encoding SDR family NAD(P)-dependent oxidoreductase, whose product MYGYHGWERLLFLPTFLDKSKLSRALQGKTILITGASSGIGEQLAYLLGSLPVHLILVARREEKLVAMKRDIEQEGATVSIYGADLRNADEMEGFLSFLHREPRGVDVVVNNAGLSIRRSIWDSVDRYHDFTRTMAINYFAPVRLLLSVLPVLRENGGQIVNISTVNTSLIPFPYWAAYQASKSAFDTWFRSASPEWNAEGIHTTSIYLPLVKTPMILPTAAYQGIPAMNPYHVAQIIAKSMYTKRKTFMPWWLPFGQLASIVGRGLWEWSAVKWLQNRRKS is encoded by the coding sequence ATGTATGGCTATCACGGTTGGGAAAGGCTATTGTTTTTGCCGACCTTTTTGGACAAAAGCAAGCTTTCACGCGCTTTGCAAGGCAAGACGATCCTCATCACAGGCGCGAGCTCCGGAATCGGAGAACAGCTCGCCTATTTGCTCGGCAGCTTGCCGGTCCATCTGATTCTCGTGGCGAGGAGAGAAGAGAAACTCGTGGCCATGAAGCGAGACATCGAGCAGGAAGGCGCCACAGTAAGCATTTATGGGGCAGATCTCCGGAATGCGGATGAAATGGAAGGATTCCTCTCCTTTCTTCATCGAGAGCCACGCGGCGTGGATGTGGTGGTGAACAACGCCGGTCTGTCGATCCGGCGATCGATTTGGGACTCTGTGGACCGGTATCATGACTTCACGAGGACGATGGCGATCAATTACTTCGCACCGGTCCGCTTGCTCTTGTCCGTCTTGCCTGTCCTAAGGGAAAACGGGGGACAGATCGTCAATATTTCTACCGTCAACACTTCTCTGATTCCCTTCCCGTACTGGGCCGCTTACCAGGCCTCGAAGTCGGCGTTCGACACATGGTTTCGGTCGGCGTCCCCCGAATGGAATGCCGAGGGGATTCATACGACGTCGATCTACCTCCCCTTGGTCAAGACGCCGATGATTCTGCCGACAGCAGCCTATCAAGGCATACCCGCCATGAATCCGTACCACGTAGCCCAAATCATCGCCAAATCCATGTACACCAAGCGGAAAACATTCATGCCATGGTGGCTGCCGTTTGGACAGCTCGCTTCAATCGTGGGCAGAGGGCTATGGGAATGGAGTGCGGTGAAGTGGCTGCAAAACAGGAGGAAGTCCTGA
- a CDS encoding SRPBCC family protein: MPQGIHEIELDLDIQSVWAFVHVLENWVPLVPGYISHERVSDRRVTWTFTGDIGIMKKKISLQADITEWKEPTEVRFTLTGINENFTGEGFFQALQLGEHRTKMTGFLDITAKGLKAPMINSVLKNHVPQLTTELAEAVAGRMRQHASVPPARE; this comes from the coding sequence GTGCCCCAAGGCATTCACGAGATCGAACTGGACCTGGACATTCAATCGGTCTGGGCGTTCGTCCACGTACTGGAAAACTGGGTTCCGCTGGTGCCCGGCTACATCAGCCATGAACGGGTCAGCGATCGCAGGGTTACCTGGACGTTTACGGGCGATATCGGGATCATGAAAAAGAAGATTAGCTTGCAGGCGGATATTACGGAGTGGAAAGAGCCGACCGAGGTGAGGTTTACCTTGACGGGAATCAATGAAAATTTTACCGGAGAAGGTTTTTTTCAAGCGCTGCAACTGGGGGAGCACCGCACAAAAATGACCGGATTTCTTGACATTACGGCCAAAGGCTTGAAGGCCCCGATGATCAATTCGGTATTGAAAAACCACGTCCCGCAGCTGACGACCGAACTGGCAGAGGCCGTAGCTGGCCGGATGAGGCAGCATGCTTCCGTACCGCCCGCGCGAGAATAA
- a CDS encoding YwqG family protein, which produces MNENNRKKLEQLIRDYPFTHAREYLLDKTRQGIRLEKAGSDDYADPCASRVGGDPDLPMGHDWPMTADSVPMTFLAQLNLQDLASHDHSSMLPTNGMLFFFVGIDEPAYNIQHRVLFLREEELVFAERRVAPEMTALKEQFNAFRLEARASLEPPNYAYVDFEQIENDEYGYEDYEDFTFEVTGSRREDVAMMFGYPDGQHDDSEYEAALMILTGKPYNYDAQQALQHIADHFAGDRDRAEQEIRDVVLLLEIESDNDIGFCWWDAGALQFFIRKEDLLAGRFDRTYCSLYSS; this is translated from the coding sequence TTGAATGAAAACAACCGCAAGAAGCTGGAGCAGCTGATCCGGGACTACCCGTTCACGCATGCCAGGGAGTATTTGCTGGACAAGACTCGCCAAGGCATTCGCCTGGAAAAGGCAGGGAGCGACGATTATGCTGACCCGTGTGCATCTCGGGTGGGTGGGGATCCAGATCTTCCCATGGGCCATGACTGGCCCATGACAGCCGATAGCGTACCGATGACATTTCTAGCCCAATTGAATCTGCAAGACTTGGCGAGCCATGATCATTCATCTATGCTGCCGACAAACGGAATGCTTTTCTTTTTCGTGGGAATCGATGAGCCGGCCTACAACATCCAGCATCGCGTCCTGTTCCTGCGGGAAGAGGAGCTGGTTTTTGCCGAGCGCCGTGTAGCTCCGGAAATGACGGCTCTAAAAGAACAGTTCAACGCTTTCCGGCTGGAAGCGAGAGCGTCCTTGGAGCCTCCGAACTACGCCTATGTCGATTTCGAGCAAATCGAAAACGATGAATACGGCTATGAGGATTACGAAGACTTTACCTTTGAGGTCACCGGCAGCCGGAGGGAAGATGTCGCTATGATGTTTGGCTACCCGGACGGCCAGCACGACGACAGCGAGTATGAAGCGGCGTTGATGATTTTGACAGGCAAGCCATACAACTACGACGCGCAGCAGGCGCTGCAGCACATTGCCGATCATTTCGCGGGGGACAGGGATAGGGCAGAGCAAGAAATCCGCGATGTCGTGCTGCTGCTGGAGATCGAATCGGACAACGATATCGGCTTTTGCTGGTGGGATGCAGGAGCACTCCAGTTCTTTATCCGCAAAGAAGATTTGCTGGCCGGAAGATTCGACCGTACCTATTGCTCGCTGTATTCCAGCTGA
- a CDS encoding ATP-binding protein, protein MVIAWRCIRIKSLYTRVVLVFICIVMLSLFAAFLISTWMFEGRTHHFIEETLVKDAKNIIQAYQSNSSAELGPFVQSFSGLSIYTIQLFDKEGTPLLEETEPMQVEQSQIEQVLGGNMARGLDVETHGLPLVGVPFSVKGDPYALFLTLDKNTVEQEQENMPWIHALYILVLFIGSFLILIAARYVVNPITRLTEATRRMAKGNFDPRSQPLNRKDEIGQLSVSFHEMAKELAKLDQMRKDFVASVSHEIQSPLTSISGFTKALKQKKMSEESRLRYLTIIEEESERLSRLGQHLLQLSYLQQEQRPLQATAYRLDEQLRRVVITLEPLWTAKEINMDIDLEAITVRADKDQLDQVWINLLNNAIKFTGPHGTIRIRLTEKAHHHIVSITDSGIGIPEEEFVHIFKPFHKVDKARSSSVKGNGLGLSIVKQIIDLHNGEIHVSSSLGTGTVFTVTLPREN, encoded by the coding sequence TTGGTTATCGCCTGGAGGTGTATTCGAATTAAATCGCTGTACACTCGCGTCGTGTTGGTCTTTATCTGCATTGTAATGCTGAGCCTGTTCGCCGCTTTTCTAATCAGTACCTGGATGTTCGAAGGGCGGACGCATCATTTTATAGAAGAAACGTTGGTAAAAGACGCCAAAAACATCATCCAAGCATACCAGTCGAACTCTTCTGCGGAGTTGGGTCCGTTTGTGCAAAGCTTTTCCGGCCTTTCTATTTACACGATCCAACTATTCGATAAAGAAGGTACGCCACTGCTAGAAGAAACAGAGCCCATGCAAGTGGAACAGAGTCAGATCGAGCAGGTGCTTGGCGGCAACATGGCACGCGGTCTCGATGTAGAAACGCACGGACTACCATTGGTGGGGGTCCCTTTTTCCGTGAAGGGCGATCCCTATGCTTTGTTTCTCACATTGGATAAGAATACCGTGGAGCAAGAGCAAGAAAACATGCCTTGGATTCATGCCTTGTATATTCTTGTTCTGTTTATTGGCAGCTTTCTGATTTTGATAGCCGCCCGCTATGTCGTAAATCCGATCACGCGGTTAACGGAAGCAACCAGAAGGATGGCAAAAGGGAACTTCGATCCCAGGAGCCAACCTCTGAATCGCAAGGACGAAATTGGTCAACTTAGCGTGAGCTTTCATGAAATGGCAAAAGAGCTTGCGAAACTGGATCAGATGCGGAAAGACTTTGTTGCGAGTGTCTCTCATGAGATTCAGTCACCGTTAACTTCCATTTCGGGATTTACGAAAGCTTTAAAGCAGAAGAAAATGAGCGAAGAGAGTCGGCTCCGTTATTTGACGATTATCGAGGAGGAGAGCGAGAGGTTGTCACGCTTGGGGCAGCATTTGCTTCAGCTCTCTTATTTACAGCAGGAGCAGCGTCCATTACAGGCGACTGCATACCGGTTGGATGAGCAGCTGCGGAGGGTTGTCATCACATTGGAGCCTTTGTGGACCGCAAAAGAGATCAACATGGATATAGATCTTGAGGCAATCACCGTTCGTGCGGACAAAGACCAATTGGATCAGGTGTGGATTAACTTGCTGAACAACGCGATCAAGTTCACAGGGCCTCACGGTACGATACGCATCCGCTTGACGGAGAAGGCTCATCACCATATCGTCTCGATAACAGACAGTGGGATCGGCATCCCGGAAGAAGAATTTGTCCATATTTTCAAACCGTTCCACAAAGTAGATAAAGCCCGCAGCAGTTCTGTAAAAGGAAATGGGCTTGGCTTATCCATCGTCAAGCAAATCATCGATCTCCATAACGGAGAAATCCATGTGTCCAGCAGTCTTGGTACCGGAACAGTTTTTACGGTCACACTGCCGCGTGAAAACTAG